The Oncorhynchus tshawytscha isolate Ot180627B unplaced genomic scaffold, Otsh_v2.0 Un_contig_10625_pilon_pilon, whole genome shotgun sequence genome includes the window agggaggaaggttagagggagaacacagaccagggaggagggtagagggtagagggagaacacagaccagggagggagggtagagggagggtagagggagaacacagaccatgGAAGGAGTGTAGTAATAAACATGTTAAACAACTGATCATATTATAAAGTGTTGAACAATCCCTGATAGTCGTCATTATACAGTAATAATctactctactgctactacttgaCATTAAGATGAGGAAGAGATTGATACTTCACACTGCCAACTCTTCCTCGTATTTGCTTAATTAGAATGTTGTGAAAAAATCAAATGCATATTCAACTGCCTCTTTTGCAAGTACAGCACCTCCAACTGCAATAGCTGCTGGTCCTGAAACCAGCGCTGTGACACCAGTTGCTAACAGTCCAACAAGTTTTCCTGATATGTCCTTTAACCTTTtcagtctctcctcttccttcttcctgatctccttctgtctcttcctTACCTTTCTCGCCTTCTCTTCCCGTTTTCTgatctcctcctcctgtttcttcttcgcctcctcctttctcttctcctcctcctgtctcttcctttcctcctctctcgccttctctacCAGTTTTctgatctcctcctcctctctctccttctcctcctgtttcttcctctcctcctcctcttcgatCTTCATCTGGGCCTCCTGGTACATCTCATTGGTGTAGTGTTGTCCTCCATTCTTCATCACCATCTCATCTATCTTCTTCAGCAGCTCTGTGACCTGAGTGTTGTCATTCTTCTTTTTATTATCGAAGACATGATTTCTGTCCTTAAAGACATTGACGAGTTTCATAAGCTCCTCACTTGTATTCAGAAAGTCCACCATTGATTTGTCTTCCAGCAGGTCTCCACCAGTGAACAGAATGATGATGTACTTTGAGGCATCTTCTCCAAAGTTCTCCTGGATCCACTTCACAGTGTTCTGCTCCTCCTCTGTGAACCTCCCCAGTCTGATCACCAGCAGGAAGGCGTGGGGTCCTGGGACGGACATGTAGATGGCCTTTTCTATTTCACTTTTCATCTCTTCTTTAGACCGTTTTGTGTCATAGAGCCCCGGGGTGTCGATGACATTAATCTTCCTcccatccaccactccactctgTTTCTCACAGTGATCAGTGACAGACCCAGCGGTGAAGTCTACTTTAAACCCCCCCATCTTTCTCCCCAGGATGGTGTTTCCTGTTGCACTCTTCCCTGATCCAGTCTTCCCCACCAGAACTATCCTCAGGTCAGAGGGGTGGCCTGCATCTGTGAAAACAGACAAGTGCTTGAGTTGATAGTGATTGTCTTGATGAATAGCTAatgaaatgtgtgtttgtgtatcagGCATGTGTGAGGATGGATCTACAGAGCAGATGCCCCTTTGTCCCTCCAGTCTCCCTTCTGGGTTGTAGTATCATTTTAAAATACATGTTTCTGTCATTGTTGTTTGGAACCCACTACTCGCAAGTTGTTGTCAAATTCGTCACCCTCCACCCCATACGTAGGTTgcacctgttcaccagtctgccctgtaaggagattgaacctgttcaccagtctgccctgtaaggagattgcacctgttcaccagtctgccctgtaaggagattgcacctgttcaccagtctgccctgtaaggagattgcacctgtttaccagtctgccctgtaaggagattgcacctgtttaccagtctgccctgtaaggagattgCACCTGTGCACCTGTttaccagtctgccctgtaaggagattgcacctgttcaccagtctgcactgtaaggagattgcacctgttcaccagtctgccctgtaaggagatcaaccacccgagccactgcctgttcaccccgctgtcatccagaaggcgaggtcagtacaggtgcatcaaagctgggaccgagagactgaaaaacagcttctatctcaaggccatcagactgttaaacagccaccactaacattgagtggctgctgccaacacactgtcaatgacactgactcaactccagccactttaataatgggaattgatgggaaatgatgtaaatatatcactagccactttaaacaatgctaccttatataatgttacttaccctacattattcatctcatgtgcatacgtagatactgtactctatatcatcgactgcatccttatgtaatacatgtatcactagccactttaaccatgccacttggtttacatactcatctcatatgtatatactgtactcgatatcatctactgtatcttgcctatgctgctctgtaccatcactcattcatatatccttatgtacatattctttatccccttacactgtgtataagacagtagtttttggaattgttagttagattacttgttcgttattactgcattgtcggaactagaagcacaagcatttcgctacactcgcattgacatctgctaaccatgtgtatgtgacaaacaaatttgattttgatttgatttgatttgatttgagattgcacctgttcaccagtctgccctgtaaggagattgcacctgttcaccagtctgccctgtaaggagattgcacctgttcaccagtctgccctgtaaggagattgcaccttttcaccagtctgccctgtaaggagattgcacctgttcaccagtctgccctgtaaggagattgaacctgttcaccagtctgccctgtaaggagactGAACCTGTTCACCtgtctgccctgtaaggagactgaacctgttcaccagtctgccctgtaaggagattgcacctgttcaccagtctgccctgtaaggagattgaacctgttcaccagtctgccctgtaaggagactgaacctgttcaccagtctgccctgtaaggagacctaacctgttcaccagtctgccctgtaaggagattgaacctgttcaccagtctgccctgtaaggagattgcacctgttcaccagtctgccctgtaaggagactgaacctgttcaccagtctgccctgtaaggagactGAACCTGTTCACCTGTCTGCCCTGGAGGAGATTgaacctgttcaccagtctgccctgtaaggagactgaacctgttcaccagtctgccctgtaaggagattgaacctgttcaccagtctgccctgtaaggagattgaacctgttcaccagtctgccctgtaaggagattgcacctgttcaccagtctgccctgtaaggagactgaacctgttcaccagtctgccctgtaaggagactgaacctgttcaccagtctgccctgtaaggagattgcacctgttcaccagtctgccctgtaaggagattgcacctgttcaccagtctgccctgtaaggagattgcacctgtataccagtctgccctgtaaggagattgcacctgttcaccagtctgcactgtaaggagattgcacctgttcaccagtctgccctgtaaggagatcaaccacccgagccactgcctgttcaccccgctgtcatccagaaggcgaggtcagtacaggtgcatcaaagctgggactgagagactgaaaaacagcttctatctcaaggccatcagactgttaaacagccaccactgctgccaacacactgtcaatgacactgactcaactccagccactttaataatgggaattgatgggaaatgatgtaaatatatcactagccactttaaacaatgctaccttatataatgttacttaccctacattattcatctcatatgcatacgttgatactgtactctatatcatcgactgcatccttatgtaatacatgtatcactagccactttcatgccacttggtttacatactcatctcatatgtatatacctgatatcatctactgtatccagtctgtaccatcactcattcatatatccttatgtacatattctttatcccctacactgtgtataagacagtagttttttggaattgttagttagattacttgttcgttattactgcattgtcggaactagaagcacaagcatttcgctacactcgcattgacatctgctaaccatgtgtatgtgacaacaaatttgattttgatttgatttgatttgatttgagattgcacctgttcaccagtctgccctgtaaggagatt containing:
- the LOC112239075 gene encoding GTPase IMAP family member 7-like, which encodes MERGRGTLKILFLLTLCLQAFTGQCQDAGHPSDLRIVLVGKTGSGKSATGNTILGRKMGGFKVDFTAGSVTDHCEKQSGVVDGRKINVIDTPGLYDTKRSKEEMKSEIEKAIYMSVPGPHAFLLVIRLGRFTEEEQNTVKWIQENFGEDASKYIIILFTGGDLLEDKSMVDFLNTSEELMKLVNVFKDRNHVFDNKKKNDNTQVTELLKKIDEMVMKNGGQHYTNEMYQEAQMKIEEEEERKKQEEKEREEEEIRKLVEKAREEERKRQEEEKRKEEAKKKQEEEIRKREEKARKVRKRQKEIRKKEEERLKRLKDISGKLVGLLATGVTALVSGPAAIAVGGAVLAKEAVEYAFDFFTTF